The Longimicrobiales bacterium DNA segment GCCACGAAGTAGTTCGTCAGTGGCTCGACGGCCATCGTCGCGTCGCCTTCGTCCGTCCGGAAGGTCGCTTCCTCGCGAGCCGTGACCGCCTCCATCATCCCGAGCGACCACCCGCCGGCGGTGCGGCCTGACAGCTTTGCCGCCCCCAGGATCGTCGTGGCAGCAGGCACGTCTGCGCGGTTGGACGGGGGTGTCAGCTGCGGCTGACGACCGACGCGCCGCGTGTAGAACAGCGTACCCGTGTTGCCGCCGCCGAAGCCGAAGATGTCACTGCCCTCGATGAAGAACGGACGCTTCTCCTCGAAGAACGTCTCGTACACGCCGAGGTTGATGACGGCGGGATCCACCTCGACCTGGCCAAAGTCCGGGTTGATCGAGGCGTTCAGCGTCATGTCGCTGGTCACGCGGTAGCGCGCGTCGAGCCCGCCGGAAACCGCGTGCTCGGAGTCGCTGCGGAAAGGATTGGTGCCCGGATCGACGTACTCGCCGCGCGCGACGACGTAGGGCAGCAGCTCGAGCCGCTCACCGGCGGACACGTCCTGCACGCCGAGCAGGTGACCGTAGGCAGGAATTCCGCCGCGCTGCGATTTGGGCGTGTAGGTCGTGACGGCATACTCGCGTCGGCGGCCGATCAGGCGCTCGAGCTGGATCCCCCACACCTGCTGCTGCGCCTGGTTGAAGCGGAGCTGGCTGAACGGGATCCGGTACTCCGCGGTCCAGCCCTCTTCGTCGATACTCGTCGCGACGTCCCACACCGCGTCCCACGAGTTGTCGTCCTCCTCGCCGCTCGGCGTCATCGACTTCACTGCGTCGCGCTGTACGCCGCTCGGGTTCACGTCGAAGACGAAACCGGTCTGGTGCCCGTGATAGCTGTCGATCACGACGCCGAACCAGTCCGCGTCCAGCAGCGGCATGTCGCGCCGTCCGAGTCGCGTCGTCACCGGGCCGTCGTCGAAGAGACGGGCGCCGATGTAGAGCGCATCGTCGTCGAACAGGATGCGCACTTCCGTGCGCTGGCTCACGGGCATGCCCTCGTCCGGGTCCATCTGCGTGAAGCCCGCGATCACCGGCGCAGCGGCCCATGCCGGCTCGTCCAGTCGGCCGTCGATGTGGAGCGCGCCCTGCGCACGCACCGCCTCTGCCACCGGGCGGTCCATGTGTCCATTGCCGTCCATGAGCTGGGCGGCCGCCGGAGAGGGAAGGATCATGGGAGCGACGAGTGCCGCGACTCGGATGAAGCGCATCATGACGTCTCTCGAGGACGGGATTCGCCGCCCGGCGCCGCGGTGACAGGGATCCGCGCCAGCAGCGGCACCGTTGATGAAGGAAAGCACCGGAATTGTATGGCCGATGCACCTGTCCGCGGAAGAGAGTCCGGGCGAGCCGGGCGGCCGCCGTGACCGATGCCGTCCCGCGCGCCGTGGATTGCGCGCACCGTGCGGTGGATTGCGCCGGTCGTCCCGCCGCGTGCTCCGGGGGCATACGCCTTGCCCCTCAGGCCTGTACACCCTGACCCGGAGGAGCACATGCCGGAAGAACACGGCAGTCGCGGCATCAGCGAGCACGAGCATGCGGACCGGCGCCACAACGCCGAATCGACGCGACCCGTTCCCGCGATCACCGGCGACGAGGCAACACCGCGCGACAACGAGAGCGACCGGGACAGGATCGCACGCGCGGCCGGGGCGATCGGTCCCGACACGGTGACCGATCCGCTCGAGCTGATGCGGCTCGACGACAGGCCGGGCCAGCGAAAGGAGCGTTGACATGCCGGACGAACGCCAGGATTCGATCCGCCAGGGCATCGGTGCCCCGGACGAAAGCGAGATCGGACAGGCTGCGCGTGAGAAGCGGCGCCTGCGCGACCGCGAGACACCGCCGATGGACAGCGCCATGGGCGGCACGTCGGACGTCGATTCGCCCGCAGACGAGGCGCAGGAGCGCGCCGCGCGGCGGGAGTCGGAGCGGGACGGCGCGAGCCGGAAATCGAAGTAGCGCCGGCTCGAGCCTCCACCGCAGCTCACCGCAGCAGGACTCGGCGGACGCGGCCGTTCACCCCTTCGATCTCCGCGGGCAGCGACTCCGCGTCGACGGTCCACACCGAGTCTCCCACGATGCCGACCGTCTGCTCGCGGATCTGCGGCCCGATCGTCAGGAGCGTCAGTGCCTTGAACGGCTCGGCGTCGCTGCCGACCAGCGGTCGCGGTCCCTGTCCGAGCGCTCCCGCCGAGAACAGGAGCAGCTCTCCTCTGCGCCCCGGGTAGTACGCGTGATGATGGCCGGCGATGTACATGCCGACATTGCCGCGCTCCAGTATGCGACGCAGCGAGTCCGGCTCCGCCTGTACCTCGCCCGGCCGGTTGCGGCCGACGGCGACGGCGTACAGCGGGACGTGTCCCAGCGCGATGCGTGCTCCGGCGGTGCGTGCGGCGTCGCTCTCCAGCATGCGCCGGATCCAGTCGAGCTGCGCGCTGTCCGCGGCCATCGCGCCGGTGGACGCGTCGAACACCAGGAAGAAGACGTCGTCCAGCACGAACGCGTACTGGAACGGGAATGCCGTTGCGTCGACGAATGCCAGCTCCGGCATCCGCTCCGGCGCCGTCCAGTGCTCACGCGCCAGGCGCCGGTCCCGCTCGTGGCCCGGGTGGCCGGACCCGTCATGGTTGCCGATCGTGAAGGCGAACGGGATGCCTGCGCGCCTGAGCGGCGCAGCGACAGTGGAATCGAACGCCGCCCACATCGCGCGCACGTTTTCGTCGGTGAGTGACGGTCGCTGCCCTGCGATCATGTCGCCCGGGATCAGCACCAGGTCCGGCTTCCACTCGTCAGTGACGAGGGCGATCGCCGCGCCCACCTCCGGCTCGTACGACGTCGAGCCGTACGCGGAGTTGAAGTCGCTGAGCACCGCGACCCGGAGCGGCCCGGGCTCCGCTACCCGGGGCGTGCTGCACGCACCCGCTGCCAGGAGCAGCGCTGCAGCGCCGAAGCGTTTGAGAATGAACTGCGCTGTTCGACACGGACTGACTGCCATGCGACTCCCTCGTATTGGTGCGGAATGCCCGATCATCATAGAATCGACGCACGGACGACGCGACCATGAACTCCCGCAGCCGGCAGCCGATGAACCGCATTCTCCTGGCGACGAGCCTTTTTGCGACCGCCCTCGCGGGCACGCCCGCGTACGCGCAGGAGGTTGCGCATGCGCGCGCGGTTGCCGGAGCGCACGCGACAGCGCTGCATGAACCGCCCGCGAACTCCCACCACGCCGCGCAGCCGAACATCGTGTTCCTCTTCGCGGACGACCACGCCGCGCACGCGCTTTCGGCGTACCGCGAGCACCTGTCATACGGCGCACCGCTGCCGGCGACACCGAACCTGGACCGGCTGGCAGCGTCCGGCATGCTGTTCGTGAATGCGTTCGTCACGAATTCGATCTGCGGCCCGAGCCGGGCCACCGTGCTCACCGGGCAGTACGGTCATCTGAACGGGGTGATGACCAATGCGGAGCCGCTGCACCCCGCGCACGTGACGTTTCCGAAGCTGCTGCGGAGTGCCGGCTACCGGACCGCCATGTTCGGCAAGTGGCACCTGCGTACCGCGCCCGAAGGCTTCGACCATTACGAGGTGCTGACCGGCCAGGGGCCGCACTACAACCCCACGCTGCATTCGCCGGGCGACAGCACACACTACACGGGCGCGACGCAGGAGGTCATCACCGAGCGCGCACTCGCATGGCTGCAGCAGCGGCGGGATAACGATGCACCCTTCCTGCTCACCGTCAACTTCAACGCCTCGCACCGCTTCTGGGATCCCGGGCCGGAGGAGCTGCCGCTCTACCGGGACACGCTGCTTGCGGAGCCCGCCACGCTCTGGGACGATGGGACCGGTCGCGCGTCACCGTTCCGTCTGCAGGAGATGGAGATCGCGCGTGACCTGTTCGCCCGCGACCTGAAGCTCGAAGCGCCGGTCAACCTCACGCCCGGGCAGCGCGCCGCGTGGGACGCATACTACGGCCCCGAGAACGCCGGGCTCGAGGCTGCGGGCCTCGAGGGCGAAGAGCTGGTGCGATGGAAGTACCAGCGCTTCATCCAAGACTACATGCGTGCGGTCGCGGCAATCGATCGGAGTGTCGGCAGCATCCTCGACGCGATCGACCGCTCGCCCCTGCGCGACAACACCGTCGTCGTGTACTCGTCCGACCAGGGCTTCTTCCTGGGGGACCACGGCTTCTTCGACAAGCGCTGGATGTACGAGGAGTCGCTGCGCACTCCGCTGCTCGTGCGCTGGCCGGGTGTGGTCGAGGCTGGCGCGGTGAACACCGACCTCGTCATGAACCTGGACTTCGCGCAGACGTTTCTCGACGTCGGTGGCGCGGGCGCAGACGCAGCAATGCAGGGCAGGAGCCTGGTGCCGCTGCTCCGCGGCGACGACGTCGCCTGGCGTGATGCGATCTACTACCAGTATTTCGCCTACCCGGACTGGCACATGGTGCATCGCCAGTACGGCGTGCGCACGCACCGCTACAAGCTGATCCACTACTACGAGATCGGCGAGTGGGAACTGTTCGACCTCGCGCGCGACCCGCAGGAGCTGCGCAGCGTGTACGACCATCCGGAGTACCAGGCCGTTGTGCGGGAGCTGAAGCAGCGGCTCACGGAGCTGCGTGCCGAGTACGACGTCCCCACTGTCGACCCCGTGCCACATACGCCGTTCGTGGCGCCCGAAGGGCTGCGGCGCCCCGAAAACCGTTGATCTTTCCCGCCCCCATCCGCAACTTGTCTGGTCTCCCCGCACGATGTCTCTGACAAGGATGCCGCCATGTGGCCCCTGCTGATCCTGATTGCGGTGGTGCTCGCCGTTTTCGTGATCTACAACTCGCTCGTCAAGCTGCGTGTGCAGGCGGACGCCGCCTGGTCGGACATCGATGTGCAGCTCAAGCGGCGCTACGACCTCGTGCCCAACCTGGTCGACACCGTGAAGGGGTATGCGGCGCACGAGCGCGGCACACTGGACGCCGTCGTCGAAGCACGCAGCCGCGCAATGATGGCGCAGGGTCCCGCGGAGAAGGCGCAGGCGGAAGGGGCGCTGACCGGTACGCTCAAGTCGCTGTTCGCGCTCGCTGAGAATTACCCCCAGCTGCGAGCCGTCGAGAGCTTCACGCAGCTGCAGGGCAGCCTCGGCCAGATCGAGGAGGCGATCCAGAACGCCCGCCGCTACTACAACG contains these protein-coding regions:
- a CDS encoding LemA family protein encodes the protein MWPLLILIAVVLAVFVIYNSLVKLRVQADAAWSDIDVQLKRRYDLVPNLVDTVKGYAAHERGTLDAVVEARSRAMMAQGPAEKAQAEGALTGTLKSLFALAENYPQLRAVESFTQLQGSLGQIEEAIQNARRYYNAVVRDLNTKIHQFPSNLIARTFAFREREFFEMPEAERSVPRVSF
- a CDS encoding sulfatase; translation: MNRILLATSLFATALAGTPAYAQEVAHARAVAGAHATALHEPPANSHHAAQPNIVFLFADDHAAHALSAYREHLSYGAPLPATPNLDRLAASGMLFVNAFVTNSICGPSRATVLTGQYGHLNGVMTNAEPLHPAHVTFPKLLRSAGYRTAMFGKWHLRTAPEGFDHYEVLTGQGPHYNPTLHSPGDSTHYTGATQEVITERALAWLQQRRDNDAPFLLTVNFNASHRFWDPGPEELPLYRDTLLAEPATLWDDGTGRASPFRLQEMEIARDLFARDLKLEAPVNLTPGQRAAWDAYYGPENAGLEAAGLEGEELVRWKYQRFIQDYMRAVAAIDRSVGSILDAIDRSPLRDNTVVVYSSDQGFFLGDHGFFDKRWMYEESLRTPLLVRWPGVVEAGAVNTDLVMNLDFAQTFLDVGGAGADAAMQGRSLVPLLRGDDVAWRDAIYYQYFAYPDWHMVHRQYGVRTHRYKLIHYYEIGEWELFDLARDPQELRSVYDHPEYQAVVRELKQRLTELRAEYDVPTVDPVPHTPFVAPEGLRRPENR
- a CDS encoding metallophosphoesterase, translated to MAVSPCRTAQFILKRFGAAALLLAAGACSTPRVAEPGPLRVAVLSDFNSAYGSTSYEPEVGAAIALVTDEWKPDLVLIPGDMIAGQRPSLTDENVRAMWAAFDSTVAAPLRRAGIPFAFTIGNHDGSGHPGHERDRRLAREHWTAPERMPELAFVDATAFPFQYAFVLDDVFFLVFDASTGAMAADSAQLDWIRRMLESDAARTAGARIALGHVPLYAVAVGRNRPGEVQAEPDSLRRILERGNVGMYIAGHHHAYYPGRRGELLLFSAGALGQGPRPLVGSDAEPFKALTLLTIGPQIREQTVGIVGDSVWTVDAESLPAEIEGVNGRVRRVLLR